A single genomic interval of Pyrus communis chromosome 7, drPyrComm1.1, whole genome shotgun sequence harbors:
- the LOC137739333 gene encoding F-box/LRR-repeat protein At3g48880-like: MEVVARKRKRETAMEDVDFRRWGDMEPDILSEIFKRLGRISDLTSAIVYVRCSAVCSTWRSVILDYSSRVFTTLDLLRMKIDFIPSQYKPYVYVTSKSDLALSHVLKVSLGFSMGNITSLLFNRNLYVPDHLLIYEAERCPKLRRLVLPDWNRITKTGMCKALGC; encoded by the coding sequence ATGGAGGTGGTGgccagaaaaaggaaaagagaaacaGCAATGGAAGATGTTGATTTTCGAAGATGGGGAGACATGGAACCTGACATATTGAGTGAGATTTTTAAGCGTCTCGGCAGAATCTCAGATTTAACTTCAGCCATTGTTTATGTTCGTTGCAGTGCCGTTTGTAGCACATGGCGTTCGGTTATTCTTGACTACTCCTCTCGAGTTTTTACTACACTTGATTTGTTAAGGATGAAAATAGATTTCATCCCAAGCCAATATAAACCCTATGTTTATGTTACAAGCAAGTCTGATTTGGCACTGAGTCATGTTTTGAAGGTTTCATTGGGTTTCAGTATGGGAAACATAACGAGCTTATTGTTTAATCGCAATTTATATGTCCCCGACCATCTCTTAATTTATGAAGCTGAAAGATGCCCTAAGCTGAGACGATTGGTTTTGCCAGATTGGAACAGAATAACCAAGACCGGAATGTGCAAGGCCCTCGGCTGCTGA